The sequence TAGCTCGTCGGGCTCATAACCCGAAGGCCGCAGGTTCAAATCCTGCCCCCGCAACCAATTTGGAACCGTGGTGTAGTTGGCCTAACATGCCTGCCTGTCACGCAGGAGATCGCGGGTTCGAATCCCGTCGGTTCCGCCATTTTTAATTGTATATGGCTCGGTAGCTCAGTCGGTAGAGCAGAGGACTGAAAATCCTCGTGTCAGCGGTTCGATTCCGTTCCGAGCCACCATATTTTTACACAGCAATACGCCGGTGTAGCTCAACTGGTAGAGCAACTGACTTGTAATCAGTAGGTTGGGGGTTCAAGTCCTCTCGCCGGCACCATCCTTGGAGGATTAGCGAAGTGGCCAAACGCATCAGACTGTAAATCTGCTCACGTGAGTGTTCGGTGGTTCGAATCCATCATCCTCCACCAGTTTTAGGGGCATAGTTTAAGGGTAGAACAACGGTCTCCAAAACCGTTGGTGTGGGTTCAATTCCTGCTGCCCCTGCCAATACAATTTTTGAAGTTAAATATGGCGGTCGTGGCGAAGTGGTTAACGCACCGGATTGTGGTTCCGGCATTCGTGGGTTCGAGACCCATCGGTCGCCCCATTTTCTTTAAAATGAACTATTGGAGATTGATTAAGTATTGTATGGCGGTCGTGGCGAAGTGGTTAACGCACCGGATTGTGGTTCCGGCATTCGTGGGTTCGAGACCCATCGGTCGCCCTTTTTACTTTTAAATTTACATTGGGGTTTAGCCAAGCGGTAAGGCAACGGACTTTGACTCCGTCATCATAGGTTCGATTCCTATATCCCCAGCCATTTTTTTTGCGGACGTGGCTCAGCGGTAGAGCATCGCCTTGCCAAGGCGAGGGTCGCGGGTTCGATTCCCGTCGTCCGCTCCATTTGTGGCGCCATAGCCAAGCGGTAAGGCAAAGCTCTGCAAAAGCTTTATCCCCAGTTCGATTCTGGGTGGCGCCTCCAAGTTATTTTTATGTATATATGCCGGCGTGGCGGAATGGCAGACGCGCTCGACTCAAAATCGAGTGGGAGACCGTGGAGGTTCGAGTCCTCTCGCCGGTATCATGAAAAAGGTGTAAAAGATTTGCTTGTAAAAGCGATCTTTTACACCTTTTTCTCATTTCAGGCTTTTTGAGAAGCTCTATTTAGATAATTAATTGAAGGCGTGGAAGTGACTATTGTCGCTGCAGATCGATAAATATTTTAATGAATAAGTAATATCTCGTACATCAAAGTTGTTCTAGATTACAAAATTTCTAACTAAGCAGAAGAATTGGAAGCGAATTTTGTTGCTGCATCAATGATTTGTGTTCTGAATTAATATTTTAATAATAACTTAATAGAAGAGACCGCTCTCTCAATTAATGCTGCACGGAAAATTGAGTTATATTACATAACATCAATTTCGACTTTTCTTTGACAATACAGTTTTCAATATTGACGTTAGACCTTGAGATGGTATGATATAGGTATTGAAGGAGTTTTATCCTTTAGATTGTGTCAATAAACATTACATTAAACTTATTTACTCCCGAGTAAATGGGTTAACAAAATAGGCTCTTGTATAAGCTCATTGATTGGTTTGAGCGTTTCGACCAGGCGACCGTAAATTGCCCCAGGCTACAAGAGGTATAGGCTTGAGATTGCTGTTCACCGTGCAGAATTGTGCTTGGGAACGTATATTTCTATCGTATACCTTTTGTGACCCGGGGTTTTTTGTTGTGCTTAAAATTACAATATAAAAGAAGAGGTGTGTATCGATGAGTTATAAATTGATAATTAAGAATGCAAGTATTCCCCAAGGTGACAGACAGGTATTGACTGATATTCTGGTGGATAAAGGGATTATCGTTGGGTTTGCCAAAGATATTGACGCTGGGAATGCAGAGGTTATTGACGCTAAAGGAATGCTGGTGCTGCCGGGTGTTATTGACTCACATACACATTTTAATGACCCTGGATTTACTCATCGCGAAGACTTCGTTACTGGAACAAGCAGCGCAGCGGCGGGAGGAGTTACACTCATTATCGACATGCCTTGCTGTAGCGTGCCTTCGGTCCGTTCGGTAGATAATTTGCACAATAAGCTTAACGCCTTGGAAGGTAAGGGAGTTATCGACTATGCGATGTGGGGAGGAGTTACCGGCGAAGATGTGCGGAACGATGTTTTGAACATCGTTAAAGAGCAGGCGGCAGAGGGTGTCGTAGCCTTTAAGGTGTATATGACCCCGTCTGTTCCCACCTATCCGCGTGTAACTGACCCGGAAATGCTGGAAGCCTTCTATGCTGTGGCTGAAACAGGAATGCCGATCGGTATTCATGCCGAGAATTTTGCGATTTGTGATTTCTACACGAACAAGTTGAAAAAAGAAGGACGCATGGATTATCCCGCATGGGCGGAAGCACGTAAGATTTTGGCGGAAAAAGCTGCAATTCAGCTTGGTATAAGCTTCTCTGAGGAGTCAGGAGCCCGTCTGCATATTGTGCACATGAGTACTGCTGCAGGTAATGAACTGATTAAGGCAGCAAAGATTAAAGGGCTTAAAGTGACAGCGGAAACTTGCCCGCATTACTTGACGCTGAACGCTGTTGACTCGATGACTGAGTTCGAGGCATTTGCGAAGATTGCTCCTCCTTTGCGCCGTACAGAAGACAATGAAGCCTTGTGGCAAGGTCTGGTTGATGGAACCGTTGATTTCATGGCCACTGACCATGCACCTTATGAGATCGCCACTGAAAAGGATGCTCCAGGAATGGATGTCTGGACCTCTTTTCCAGGGATACCAGGTGTTGAAACATTGGTTCCAATCATGATCAGCGAAGGCTTTAATAAAGGCAGATTAAGCCTTTCACGGCTGGTAGAGGTGCTGTGCACCAATCCGGCAGTTCATTATGGTCTGTACCCCAAAAAAGGGGCTATCGAAATTGGAGCAGACGCCGATTTTACAATCGTAGATTTGGAGAAGGAATGGACGCTTGATAAGGACAAAATGCACTGTAAACCGAAATATACTCCTTTTCACGGCATGAAGCTTAAAGGTAAAGTTGACAAGACGATTGTCAGAGGCACGTTGGTTTATGATGATGAACTGGGTGTGGTAGGTAAACCTGGATACGGTGAGTTCGTGAAACGCCAGACCATTAGTGAACTTCCGCGCTTGTTAAAATATTAAGCAGATCTTGCTGGAACATTAATGAGATACACTTGAGAGGAACGTGACTGCTATGGGCAAACACGCCGTAGTTATTATTGATATGTTAAATGATTTTATCAGCCCGGAAGGTGCACTCTGTTGCCCAAATGGCGAGAAGATTGTGCCGGCGCTGCAGGAATTAATCGAATTCAGCCGTGAGAATGATATCCAGATCATCTTTGTACAGGAAGCTCATCGAAAGAACGATGCGGATTTCAGAGTAAGACCGATTCATGCGATCAAAGGAACCTGGGGTTCCGACTTCATACCGAGTCTGACTCCGCAGATCGACAAAGGCGATTATATTGTGCAAAAAAGACGACATAGCGCCTTTAGCTACACGGATATGGACCTATTCCTTCGTGAAGAGGGCATTGATACTGTAGTAGTTACTGGCGTATGGACAAATGTATGCGTCCGGTCTACAGCATCAGACGCGATGTATCATACGTATAAGGTGATGTGTATCAGCGACTGCTGCGCTTCAAAGGATGAAGATATGCATGTATCTGGCCTGCGGGATATCGGTATATTTGGAGAAGTCCTAACACT comes from Paenibacillus sp. 19GGS1-52 and encodes:
- the allB gene encoding allantoinase AllB, whose amino-acid sequence is MSYKLIIKNASIPQGDRQVLTDILVDKGIIVGFAKDIDAGNAEVIDAKGMLVLPGVIDSHTHFNDPGFTHREDFVTGTSSAAAGGVTLIIDMPCCSVPSVRSVDNLHNKLNALEGKGVIDYAMWGGVTGEDVRNDVLNIVKEQAAEGVVAFKVYMTPSVPTYPRVTDPEMLEAFYAVAETGMPIGIHAENFAICDFYTNKLKKEGRMDYPAWAEARKILAEKAAIQLGISFSEESGARLHIVHMSTAAGNELIKAAKIKGLKVTAETCPHYLTLNAVDSMTEFEAFAKIAPPLRRTEDNEALWQGLVDGTVDFMATDHAPYEIATEKDAPGMDVWTSFPGIPGVETLVPIMISEGFNKGRLSLSRLVEVLCTNPAVHYGLYPKKGAIEIGADADFTIVDLEKEWTLDKDKMHCKPKYTPFHGMKLKGKVDKTIVRGTLVYDDELGVVGKPGYGEFVKRQTISELPRLLKY
- a CDS encoding cysteine hydrolase; this encodes MGKHAVVIIDMLNDFISPEGALCCPNGEKIVPALQELIEFSRENDIQIIFVQEAHRKNDADFRVRPIHAIKGTWGSDFIPSLTPQIDKGDYIVQKRRHSAFSYTDMDLFLREEGIDTVVVTGVWTNVCVRSTASDAMYHTYKVMCISDCCASKDEDMHVSGLRDIGIFGEVLTLEEYKARNTVVRG